A window from Bombus fervidus isolate BK054 chromosome 12, iyBomFerv1, whole genome shotgun sequence encodes these proteins:
- the LOC139992772 gene encoding mitochondrial inner membrane protease ATP23 homolog — MTVESEKNEKQSNSEKYSNIEGIEYSDLYPGRKNRSGEKQSRTWFDVITFNERRKNNEKINCEINVYNCVKKSPLVKLMLAALKSSGCEVDLARHISCEVCDNTVTGGYDPDTNQIIICQNIAKSRNQVQGTLSHEMIHMFDYCRNKLDLNNVDHLACTEIRAANQCHCSFLGAWYRGTASPFHIKKAHQDCVIDKAVRSLIVIKNISKEEATNAVMRVFTKCYNDLEPIGRRLRRNSMDMEKAYYEGPYYGYSE; from the exons atgaCTGTCGAaagtgaaaaaaatgaaaaacaatcAAATTCTgagaaatatagtaatattgAAGGAATAGAATATTCTGATCTTTATCCAGGCAGAAAAAATCGAAGTGGTGAAAAACAATCTCGTACTTGGTTTGATGTAATTACTTTtaatgaaagaaggaaaaataacgagaaaataaactgtgaaattaatgtttataacTGTGTAAAAAAGA gtCCTCTAGTGAAACTAATGTTAGCAGCATTAAAAAGTTCAGGATG TGAAGTTGATCTTgctcgtcatatttcatgtgAAGTATGTGATAATACAGTTACTGGTGGTTATGATCCTGACACAAATCAg atTATAATTTGCCAAAACATTGCTAAGAGCAGAAATCAAGTTCAAGGTACTTTAAGTCATGAGATGATACATATGTTTGATTATTGCCGTAACAAACTTGATCTAAACAATGTAGATCATTTAGCTTGTACGGAAATAAGAGCAGCAAATCAATGTCATTGTAGTTTTCTTGGTGCATGGTATCGAGGAACTGCTTCAccttttcatattaaaaaagCACATCAG GACTGTGTTATAGACAAGGCTGTTAGGTCactaattgttataaaaaatatatcaaaggAGGAAGCAACGAACGCTGTGATGCGAGTTTTTACCAAGTGTTACAATGATTTAGAACCCATTGGAAGACGACTTCGACGAAATTCAATGGACATGGAGAAAGCATACTATGAGGGGCCATATTATGGATAttcagaataa